The following proteins are co-located in the Pseudoalteromonas sp. N1230-9 genome:
- a CDS encoding helix-turn-helix transcriptional regulator, translating to MKNRLKVLRAEHNYTQAKLAELLDVSRQTVNAIEKGKFDPSLPLAFKAARLFNLSIEEIFQDE from the coding sequence ATGAAAAACCGCTTGAAAGTGCTGCGTGCTGAGCATAATTACACTCAAGCAAAATTAGCTGAGTTACTTGATGTATCAAGGCAAACAGTGAATGCCATCGAAAAAGGTAAATTTGACCCAAGTTTGCCACTAGCATTTAAGGCCGCACGTTTGTTTAACTTGAGTATCGAAGAGATATTTCAGGATGAATAA
- a CDS encoding MFS transporter — protein MTTVANNQGNVSTFTILIVLALGTFILGLSEFSMMPMLPLISETFSSTPAQSGYAISAYAIGVVVGAPLFMITTANMRKRNALLMFVSMMFLFNGLSAFANSLEQLILFRFLSGLPHGAYFAAAILLAADIAPADKRASFMSKVFMGLTIATIVGVPMVTLVGQNFSWRYCLAGTALLALVALVLIVKYVPNVKNTTPTSILDELSVLKNKLVWTILGIIIIGFGGVFCVYTYIADTILVVTHTPAYTISIAMIMFGIGCTLGNYILGKAADRSPLKTTGAALIGAVVFAASYVSASHNIWLLYAVIFFIGFSVGLGTVIQSLLMDVSPQGHAMIGALVQCAFNTANAIGPWLGGMAIAEGALPSQTGYVSAALFLGGFLMWSLSAIQMKKLRVES, from the coding sequence ATGACTACCGTAGCCAATAATCAAGGCAACGTAAGCACGTTTACCATTCTGATAGTACTGGCTTTGGGCACGTTTATTTTAGGCTTGTCTGAATTTTCTATGATGCCAATGCTGCCCCTTATCAGCGAAACATTTTCATCAACCCCAGCACAAAGCGGGTATGCCATTAGTGCCTATGCAATTGGTGTCGTTGTGGGTGCACCGCTTTTTATGATCACCACAGCAAATATGCGTAAACGTAATGCGCTCTTAATGTTTGTCAGTATGATGTTTTTATTTAATGGCTTAAGCGCTTTTGCAAACTCACTCGAACAACTGATTTTATTTCGTTTTTTGAGTGGCTTACCACATGGTGCATACTTTGCCGCGGCTATTTTACTCGCCGCCGACATTGCCCCTGCCGACAAACGCGCAAGCTTTATGTCAAAAGTATTTATGGGCTTAACCATTGCAACAATTGTCGGTGTGCCTATGGTTACCCTGGTTGGGCAAAACTTTAGTTGGCGTTATTGCCTAGCAGGTACTGCGTTACTCGCTTTAGTGGCTTTGGTACTCATTGTTAAGTACGTACCTAACGTAAAAAATACGACACCCACGTCGATTTTAGATGAACTCAGTGTGCTTAAAAACAAGCTGGTGTGGACGATTCTAGGTATCATTATTATTGGTTTTGGTGGCGTATTTTGTGTTTACACCTACATAGCCGACACTATTTTAGTGGTGACTCACACACCAGCTTACACGATTTCTATTGCCATGATTATGTTTGGAATTGGCTGTACTTTAGGGAACTATATACTGGGTAAAGCCGCCGACCGCTCGCCATTAAAAACCACTGGGGCAGCGCTAATTGGTGCTGTTGTATTTGCAGCCAGTTATGTAAGCGCCAGCCACAATATTTGGCTGTTATATGCGGTTATTTTCTTTATTGGCTTTAGCGTTGGTTTAGGTACTGTGATCCAATCGCTGTTAATGGATGTATCACCACAAGGCCATGCAATGATAGGCGCACTCGTGCAATGTGCGTTTAATACAGCCAACGCCATTGGTCCTTGGCTTGGTGGTATGGCGATTGCCGAAGGCGCACTGCCAAGCCAAACAGGCTATGTATCTGCAGCACTCTTTTTGGGTGGCTTTTTAATGTGGTCATTAAGCGCGATACAAATGAAAAAGCTACGAGTCGAAAGTTAG
- a CDS encoding universal stress protein produces the protein MKKIFACIDGSCMTSAVTEAAIWIAKRTDYPINFLHALEPPLPQGRDDLTAIIGLGSQTSLLEQLTKLEVERNKMASEHGKLLLEEAVKKAQHAGMTAVEHQQFSMSLVDALLDNEDDARVMIIGRSGKGHYDDFKVLGSHIETLIRQVHTPVAIVPPHFHEPTNFMLAYDGSEHTDKAITQIINGGILTGLDCHLVMVDKQDGQCQDKLDTASARLVEHGFNVRTRMLDGDVYEALWRYKSDHAVDLMVMGAFGHSKWRQFFLGSTTLKMLEDSRIPLVVLR, from the coding sequence ATGAAAAAGATATTCGCCTGTATCGATGGTTCATGTATGACCAGTGCAGTGACAGAAGCTGCTATTTGGATAGCCAAGCGTACTGATTACCCAATTAACTTTTTACATGCGTTAGAGCCTCCCTTGCCACAAGGCCGCGATGACCTAACCGCGATTATTGGTTTAGGGTCGCAAACGTCCTTACTTGAGCAATTGACAAAACTGGAAGTTGAACGCAACAAAATGGCCTCTGAGCATGGCAAGCTGCTACTTGAAGAGGCGGTAAAAAAAGCACAACATGCAGGAATGACTGCGGTTGAGCATCAGCAGTTTTCTATGAGTTTAGTGGACGCTTTACTTGATAATGAAGACGATGCAAGGGTGATGATTATTGGCCGTTCTGGCAAGGGCCACTATGATGACTTTAAAGTATTAGGCTCACATATCGAAACTTTAATTCGCCAAGTGCATACACCCGTTGCGATTGTGCCGCCACACTTTCATGAGCCAACTAATTTTATGCTTGCCTATGATGGTAGCGAACATACAGACAAAGCAATAACACAGATTATTAACGGGGGGATTTTAACAGGGTTAGATTGCCATTTAGTGATGGTTGATAAACAAGACGGTCAATGCCAAGACAAGCTAGATACAGCCTCGGCAAGGCTGGTTGAGCATGGTTTTAATGTTAGAACCCGTATGCTTGATGGTGATGTATACGAGGCGTTATGGCGTTATAAAAGTGATCACGCCGTTGACTTAATGGTGATGGGCGCATTTGGACACTCTAAATGGCGACAATTCTTTTTAGGCAGCACGACACTAAAAATGCTCGAAGATAGCCGGATCCCTTTGGTGGTGCTGCGCTAA
- a CDS encoding TonB-dependent receptor has product MNTQFSRLGFSFSKIAAALSCVLSISVFADDSIEVIEVQGRAQNNHQLVGSADSLLSDLGVDFSAAGGVSNLPVMNGMMGDRVKVLVDGADVTAACANQMNPPLSYVSANQISSYSVVAGVSPVSSGGDNIAGVIRVNTIAPEFSDTDSLNWRTGYVTAQYKSVNDSQAYGLGASLASKQFSLSYQGSFEDANSYDDGHGDRVLDTLYRVQNHALTGAIRDDKQQLVVKLSHQKIPYQGFPNQYMDMTDNTSYGLVAQYQRELADSHLHVQVNYHDVKHEMGFFSAEKTGMMPMNTDAKDYSYQVHWRTDLSKQSSLMLGHEYYNYRIDDWWPAVAGSMMMGPNEYININEGKRDRLGAFAEYQNQVNQAWWLSAGVRVEQVTTDTGEVQAYNEGGMGHMGSMMDMSKTDAQAAMEFNQLDRKRDDTLVDMSLLARYQLTNNDELQFGLARKNRAPNLYERYSWGVGTMATTMIGWFGDGNGYIGNPDLEAETAHTLSASYTKLAKDDSWQITANIWYTQVSDYIDAEVTKSFNRTDMVHTKRNILTFTNLDATLYGAKLAGLVELHNSKQAGKWQLKGSLTSSHGERDDSNEDLYQIMPLNTKLSLEHEYKGWQNALSWQWVDSKTNVDERRLENKTDSYQLLAISSQKTWQNLTFKLAITNLLNEYYQQPLGGVSIANYKQDMSAGFEQVAGQGRSYNASISYRF; this is encoded by the coding sequence ATGAACACGCAATTCTCTCGTCTAGGTTTTTCATTTTCTAAAATTGCAGCAGCACTTAGCTGTGTTTTAAGTATTTCTGTTTTTGCTGATGATTCGATTGAAGTAATCGAAGTACAAGGTCGTGCCCAAAATAATCATCAACTCGTTGGCTCTGCCGATTCATTGTTATCTGATTTAGGCGTTGATTTTTCAGCGGCAGGTGGGGTGTCTAACTTACCTGTTATGAATGGCATGATGGGCGATAGAGTTAAAGTACTCGTTGATGGTGCTGATGTCACTGCGGCGTGTGCTAATCAAATGAACCCGCCATTATCTTATGTGTCGGCGAATCAAATTTCGTCTTACAGCGTGGTTGCTGGTGTGTCGCCGGTGAGCAGTGGTGGCGATAATATTGCTGGTGTTATTAGGGTAAATACGATTGCCCCCGAGTTTAGTGATACAGATTCACTCAATTGGCGTACAGGTTATGTTACCGCTCAGTACAAAAGTGTTAACGACAGCCAAGCGTATGGCCTAGGTGCAAGCCTTGCAAGTAAACAGTTTAGCTTGTCTTATCAAGGCAGCTTTGAAGATGCCAATAGCTATGATGATGGTCATGGTGATCGCGTACTCGATACTTTATACCGTGTGCAAAATCATGCCTTAACGGGTGCTATCCGTGATGACAAGCAGCAGCTTGTAGTTAAATTAAGCCATCAAAAAATTCCCTACCAAGGCTTTCCCAATCAATACATGGATATGACCGATAACACCAGTTACGGATTAGTTGCTCAGTATCAGCGCGAACTTGCAGACAGTCATTTACATGTGCAAGTGAACTATCATGATGTGAAGCACGAAATGGGTTTTTTTAGTGCAGAAAAAACAGGCATGATGCCAATGAATACAGATGCTAAAGACTACAGTTATCAAGTACATTGGCGCACTGACTTATCAAAGCAATCATCATTAATGCTAGGGCACGAATATTATAATTACCGTATTGATGATTGGTGGCCTGCGGTTGCAGGGTCAATGATGATGGGTCCGAACGAATACATTAATATCAATGAAGGAAAACGCGATCGCCTAGGGGCATTTGCTGAGTATCAAAATCAAGTAAACCAAGCTTGGTGGTTATCGGCAGGTGTGCGTGTTGAGCAAGTAACTACAGATACTGGCGAAGTACAAGCTTATAATGAAGGCGGCATGGGTCATATGGGCTCGATGATGGATATGTCGAAAACCGATGCGCAAGCGGCGATGGAATTTAACCAATTAGACCGTAAACGTGACGACACTTTAGTTGATATGAGCCTACTTGCGCGCTACCAATTAACTAACAACGATGAGCTGCAATTTGGCCTTGCACGCAAAAACCGTGCGCCCAATTTATATGAGCGTTATAGCTGGGGTGTTGGTACGATGGCAACCACGATGATCGGTTGGTTTGGTGATGGTAACGGCTATATTGGTAACCCAGATTTAGAAGCCGAAACGGCTCATACTTTGAGCGCTAGCTACACTAAGCTCGCTAAAGACGATAGCTGGCAAATAACAGCAAACATCTGGTACACACAAGTAAGTGATTACATTGATGCTGAGGTGACTAAAAGCTTTAACCGCACTGACATGGTGCATACAAAACGCAATATTCTGACGTTTACGAATCTAGATGCCACACTTTATGGTGCTAAACTTGCTGGATTAGTTGAGCTTCATAATTCAAAGCAAGCAGGAAAGTGGCAATTAAAAGGCTCATTAACCAGTAGTCATGGCGAACGTGATGATAGTAATGAAGACTTATACCAAATCATGCCACTAAACACTAAGCTGAGTTTGGAGCACGAATACAAAGGTTGGCAAAACGCATTGAGCTGGCAGTGGGTTGATAGTAAAACCAATGTTGATGAGCGTCGTTTAGAAAATAAAACCGACAGCTATCAATTATTGGCTATCTCAAGTCAGAAAACCTGGCAAAATTTAACCTTTAAGTTGGCAATTACTAACTTACTTAATGAATACTACCAACAGCCACTCGGTGGGGTGAGTATTGCTAATTACAAGCAAGATATGAGCGCGGGTTTTGAGCAGGTTGCAGGGCAAGGCCGTTCGTATAATGCCAGCATTAGTTATCGGTTTTAG
- a CDS encoding AraC family transcriptional regulator yields the protein MKTKQQQRIELACDYISQHLDEPLSLEKLSEVACCSKYHFHRLFVAGVGISITKYTQLARLKRASFRLAFEQQIKIIDIALEAQFDSPEAFSRAFKRTFTQSPSEFRSKPNWPNWHTQFEFSLPDKKVCPMNVNIVDFKAQPVALLTHQGSANTLMNTAAKFIEWRKESGFSPVKTSRTYGIPYSDPATTEDHAFRFDFAGSITHPITENPQGVRSGEIPAGRCAVVRHKGSHDTISDTVYYLYREWLVQSGEEVRDFPCFFHYLNLIHEVDECDLQTDIYLPIK from the coding sequence ATGAAAACGAAGCAACAACAACGTATTGAGCTGGCCTGTGATTATATAAGCCAACATCTCGATGAGCCCCTATCACTGGAAAAGTTAAGTGAGGTGGCGTGTTGCTCAAAATACCATTTTCATCGTTTATTTGTTGCTGGTGTAGGCATAAGCATCACAAAGTACACGCAACTTGCTCGCTTAAAACGCGCCTCATTTCGGCTCGCGTTTGAGCAGCAAATAAAAATTATCGACATCGCTCTAGAGGCACAATTCGATAGCCCTGAAGCATTTAGCCGTGCTTTTAAGCGCACTTTTACGCAGTCGCCCAGCGAGTTCAGAAGCAAACCAAACTGGCCTAATTGGCACACACAGTTTGAATTTTCATTACCTGACAAAAAGGTTTGCCCTATGAATGTAAACATTGTTGATTTTAAAGCACAACCGGTGGCGTTACTTACGCACCAAGGTTCTGCGAATACACTTATGAATACCGCCGCAAAATTTATTGAGTGGCGTAAAGAATCTGGTTTTTCACCCGTTAAAACCAGTCGCACTTACGGGATCCCGTATAGCGACCCTGCCACAACTGAAGATCATGCATTTCGTTTTGACTTTGCCGGCAGTATCACACACCCTATAACAGAAAACCCGCAAGGTGTGCGAAGTGGTGAAATTCCAGCAGGTCGCTGCGCAGTTGTGCGCCACAAGGGTTCTCACGATACTATTAGCGATACGGTTTACTACTTGTATCGTGAGTGGCTAGTGCAAAGTGGTGAAGAAGTCCGTGATTTCCCGTGTTTCTTTCATTACCTCAACCTCATCCATGAAGTTGATGAATGCGACTTGCAAACAGATATTTATTTGCCGATTAAGTAA
- a CDS encoding DUF2986 domain-containing protein, with amino-acid sequence MNRRKKIFTKLKQKDKRANEKLHKSNKPAYISKAEREKRAQQEAEQES; translated from the coding sequence ATGAATCGTAGAAAAAAGATCTTCACTAAACTTAAACAAAAAGATAAACGCGCCAATGAGAAACTGCATAAAAGCAATAAACCTGCTTATATCTCAAAAGCAGAACGCGAAAAGCGAGCACAGCAAGAAGCTGAACAAGAAAGTTAA
- a CDS encoding dipeptidase → MKHSLLAALLLSAFSSQAAVSEQSEKLANYAVKQYQQAQIHTLGNLVSYPTVNKEGLATPDNPDFIGFKSFLKMKAAQFGFDYQDLGYTVLIGMGDQKDKVTIVTHGDVQPADASKWQQSPFKMDKTSEPGKLIARGTEDDKGAIATALHAMKAIKDNGITLNNRIELMVYLAEESDWAPLQEFMKTYQQPKYAVTIDASYPVVVAEKGWSLIAPTFSATSAQTSLYVSDLKGGAFVSQIPEDASVLVHNADAATVAKLHDNVAKLKNVKVAIKEQASGLLVQVKGTSAHSSEPESGENAIAHLAEVFKGVDLENNSDGQAIEFINQLIGLDLYGAQFGDIGYEHDFMGPMTVSPTVLTRQGNDIKLSVNMRRPVGKEEAVLKQQINEALSKWQSRNNVTLKDTDIVIGTPMLLDGAPHAQALLDIFKHFSGDQDAGFVSIGGGTNAKLFDNAVSFGPSMPGKKYTGHSEHEFITEEQLALNLKMYTAMMMQLGNM, encoded by the coding sequence TTGAAACATTCATTACTTGCAGCACTTTTATTAAGTGCATTTTCTAGTCAGGCAGCCGTGTCTGAGCAAAGTGAAAAACTGGCTAATTATGCGGTAAAACAGTATCAACAAGCGCAAATACATACCCTTGGAAATTTGGTCTCTTATCCTACGGTAAACAAAGAAGGCCTTGCAACACCAGATAACCCAGACTTTATTGGTTTTAAGTCGTTTTTAAAAATGAAAGCGGCGCAGTTTGGCTTTGATTATCAAGATTTAGGTTACACCGTTCTGATAGGTATGGGTGATCAAAAAGACAAAGTAACGATTGTCACTCATGGAGATGTACAACCTGCTGATGCCAGTAAATGGCAACAAAGCCCATTTAAAATGGATAAAACCTCAGAGCCTGGCAAGCTTATCGCTCGCGGTACTGAAGACGACAAAGGAGCGATTGCGACTGCGCTTCATGCGATGAAGGCGATTAAAGATAACGGTATTACTTTAAATAACCGTATTGAGCTTATGGTTTACCTTGCAGAAGAGTCTGATTGGGCACCATTACAAGAGTTTATGAAAACTTACCAGCAACCAAAATATGCTGTAACCATTGATGCGTCATACCCAGTGGTTGTAGCTGAAAAAGGCTGGAGCTTAATTGCGCCGACTTTTTCTGCAACGTCAGCGCAAACAAGTTTATATGTGAGTGATTTAAAAGGGGGAGCTTTTGTTAGTCAAATCCCTGAAGATGCGAGTGTACTCGTACATAATGCAGACGCGGCAACAGTGGCTAAATTACACGACAATGTAGCGAAACTTAAAAACGTAAAAGTAGCGATTAAAGAGCAAGCAAGCGGTTTATTAGTGCAAGTGAAGGGTACTTCAGCACATTCCTCTGAGCCTGAGTCAGGTGAAAATGCCATTGCCCACTTAGCTGAGGTGTTTAAAGGGGTTGATCTTGAGAACAACAGTGATGGTCAAGCAATTGAGTTTATTAACCAGTTAATTGGCCTTGATTTATATGGTGCACAATTTGGTGATATTGGTTACGAGCATGATTTTATGGGCCCGATGACAGTGTCGCCAACAGTGCTTACTCGCCAAGGTAATGATATTAAATTGTCTGTTAATATGCGCCGCCCTGTAGGTAAAGAAGAAGCTGTGCTCAAGCAGCAAATTAATGAAGCATTGAGTAAATGGCAGTCACGTAATAATGTGACTTTAAAAGACACGGATATCGTGATTGGCACACCAATGTTGTTAGATGGCGCTCCGCATGCACAAGCACTACTTGATATCTTCAAGCACTTTAGCGGTGACCAAGACGCAGGGTTTGTGTCAATCGGTGGCGGCACAAATGCAAAGCTATTTGATAATGCGGTTTCGTTTGGTCCATCAATGCCTGGTAAAAAATACACTGGCCATTCAGAGCATGAGTTTATTACCGAAGAGCAGCTTGCGCTTAACTTAAAAATGTATACAGCGATGATGATGCAGCTTGGTAACATGTAA
- a CDS encoding putative porin — protein sequence MFKQLAPIALATLAYSSCSLATEQQVSKQWFNSIDYTYLEHDDYNSDGYQLVSHYYFEEQQSSGVLDDYGYLDTDSNIRVNYFNADNNDYLGMFGEGFYKNWFVTGEIYDVDDADNYTVGVGYLFADALKVSVNKNEREYGDDYWRLKAQYNHQINEKDYLGFTAETDDELDYWNISARYFNHLSGSQYITVDVGHQDSVYDSASNAMLSYYFGNHYAIGAGIDDSELVLQGKYFFNDQYYVTANYTERGSGELYNIRFVAQF from the coding sequence ATGTTTAAACAACTAGCCCCCATTGCACTTGCAACACTCGCCTATTCAAGCTGCTCATTAGCAACAGAGCAACAAGTGAGTAAGCAGTGGTTCAACAGTATTGATTACACTTACCTCGAGCATGACGATTATAACTCTGATGGCTACCAATTAGTAAGCCATTACTACTTTGAAGAGCAGCAAAGCTCTGGAGTACTCGATGATTATGGCTACCTCGATACAGACTCAAACATACGAGTAAATTACTTTAATGCTGATAACAATGATTACCTGGGTATGTTTGGTGAAGGGTTTTACAAAAACTGGTTTGTTACAGGTGAAATTTACGATGTTGATGATGCAGATAACTATACAGTCGGTGTAGGCTACTTATTTGCAGATGCATTAAAAGTTTCTGTAAATAAAAATGAGCGTGAGTATGGTGATGATTATTGGCGTCTAAAAGCCCAGTATAACCACCAAATCAATGAGAAAGATTATCTAGGCTTTACAGCTGAAACAGATGATGAACTCGACTATTGGAACATCTCTGCCAGATACTTTAATCATTTAAGCGGTAGTCAATATATTACTGTTGATGTCGGTCACCAAGACAGTGTTTATGACTCTGCAAGCAATGCCATGTTAAGCTACTATTTTGGTAATCACTATGCCATAGGTGCAGGTATTGATGATTCTGAGTTAGTTTTACAAGGTAAGTACTTTTTTAACGACCAATACTATGTAACTGCTAATTACACTGAAAGAGGCTCTGGAGAGCTCTATAATATTAGGTTTGTTGCTCAGTTCTAG
- a CDS encoding OsmC family protein — translation MTIKKTAHTNWSGDIKSGKGKISTQSGALDNQPFGFNTRFEDKPGTNPEELIAAAHSSCFSMALSLALTDADFVADDITTKATVSLDEVDDGFEVSHIALDVSAKIEGISEEKFNQLCQQTKQGCPISKLMNAEISLTAQLN, via the coding sequence ATGACGATTAAAAAAACGGCTCATACAAACTGGTCTGGCGATATCAAATCAGGCAAGGGTAAAATCAGTACACAAAGTGGCGCGTTAGATAACCAACCTTTTGGTTTCAACACCCGCTTTGAAGACAAGCCAGGCACCAATCCAGAAGAACTCATTGCTGCGGCACATAGCAGCTGCTTTAGCATGGCATTATCACTGGCGTTAACCGACGCTGATTTTGTAGCTGATGATATTACAACCAAGGCAACTGTTAGCCTTGACGAAGTAGATGATGGCTTTGAAGTAAGCCACATTGCACTTGATGTTAGTGCCAAAATTGAAGGCATCTCAGAGGAAAAATTTAACCAGTTGTGCCAACAAACCAAGCAAGGCTGCCCTATTTCTAAATTAATGAATGCAGAAATATCGCTAACAGCTCAGCTCAATTAA
- a CDS encoding DUF2256 domain-containing protein → MAHKKLNLPSKTCPVCKRPFMWRKKWQRDWENVKYCSERCKREAKRKIGV, encoded by the coding sequence ATGGCTCATAAAAAGCTTAACTTACCGAGCAAAACTTGCCCTGTCTGCAAGCGGCCTTTTATGTGGCGTAAAAAATGGCAGCGAGATTGGGAAAATGTAAAATATTGTTCAGAGCGCTGCAAGCGTGAAGCCAAGCGAAAAATTGGCGTTTAA
- a CDS encoding cryptochrome/deoxyribodipyrimidine photo-lyase family protein yields the protein MASSEKQKVNLVWFKRDLRLSDHQPLATAIASDLPCLLIYNFEPLLLEDPHYSLRHWRFVAQSLKDINQQLEKYKAEIAIYNQEMVTLLEMLSDEFDIAGVYSHQEIGLYNTFERDRQVKLWLNNKAIPWHETPLGAVIRARPKQFDWQAHWHSVMNQPLVTPDWHNFKTVLPKNYQVAKYTERFSEQDEKFQYGGPHAARACLQSFIEQRAKGYQSGISSPSKSRESCSRLSPYLAWGNLSLRQVYQTLKYYLAKQPLSWRRSLHAFESRLHWHCHFMQKFESQCGMEFSPQNPAYLHYPYRDDELVTEHLKRFEQGQTGIPIIDACMRCLAATGYINFRMRAMLVSFMTHHMNIHWHPVSLILSRYFLDFEPGIHYPQIQMQASVTGTNTIRLYNPIKQSEDKDVEGMFIKTWCPELKSLPIEDLHQPWLQPPMEALFNDFKLGEDYPEPMVDLEQAAKQARDRLWSFRERDDVKQGAKVVLQKHVKSLKRQRHGS from the coding sequence ATGGCAAGCTCAGAAAAACAAAAAGTGAATCTTGTTTGGTTCAAACGTGACCTAAGACTGTCTGATCATCAACCACTTGCCACCGCGATTGCATCAGACCTGCCTTGCTTACTTATTTATAATTTTGAGCCGCTGTTACTCGAAGACCCCCATTACAGCTTAAGGCACTGGCGTTTTGTCGCTCAGTCTCTCAAAGACATCAACCAGCAACTCGAAAAATACAAGGCTGAAATCGCAATTTATAACCAAGAAATGGTTACATTACTGGAAATGCTAAGTGATGAGTTTGATATTGCAGGGGTTTATAGTCATCAAGAAATAGGTCTTTACAACACTTTTGAGCGAGATAGACAGGTAAAACTCTGGTTAAATAACAAAGCAATCCCATGGCATGAAACCCCGCTTGGTGCTGTTATAAGAGCGCGACCAAAACAATTTGATTGGCAAGCTCATTGGCACAGCGTGATGAACCAACCGCTTGTGACGCCAGATTGGCACAACTTTAAAACCGTTTTACCTAAAAATTATCAAGTTGCTAAATACACTGAGCGCTTTTCAGAACAAGATGAAAAGTTTCAATATGGCGGCCCTCATGCTGCCAGAGCCTGTTTACAAAGCTTTATTGAACAACGTGCTAAGGGCTATCAAAGCGGTATCTCAAGCCCATCAAAAAGTAGAGAATCTTGCTCTCGCCTTTCACCCTATTTAGCTTGGGGGAACCTAAGCCTTCGGCAAGTTTATCAGACCCTAAAGTACTATTTAGCAAAGCAGCCTCTAAGCTGGCGTCGCTCATTACATGCATTTGAATCAAGGCTGCATTGGCATTGCCACTTTATGCAAAAGTTTGAAAGCCAGTGCGGTATGGAGTTTTCACCTCAAAACCCTGCTTACCTGCATTATCCTTACCGAGATGATGAACTTGTTACAGAGCACTTAAAACGCTTTGAACAAGGTCAAACTGGTATCCCTATTATCGATGCATGTATGCGTTGCTTGGCAGCAACAGGCTATATAAACTTTCGAATGCGTGCCATGTTAGTGAGTTTTATGACCCATCATATGAACATTCATTGGCACCCTGTCAGTTTAATTCTATCGCGTTATTTTTTAGATTTTGAACCTGGAATTCATTACCCACAAATCCAAATGCAAGCGTCAGTTACAGGGACCAACACCATTCGCTTGTATAACCCAATAAAACAATCTGAGGACAAAGATGTAGAGGGTATGTTTATTAAAACCTGGTGTCCTGAACTTAAAAGTTTACCCATAGAAGATCTTCATCAGCCATGGCTACAGCCACCGATGGAAGCCCTCTTTAATGACTTTAAACTCGGCGAAGACTACCCAGAGCCCATGGTCGATTTAGAGCAAGCAGCAAAACAAGCTCGGGACCGATTATGGTCTTTTAGAGAACGCGATGATGTGAAACAGGGTGCAAAAGTTGTGCTTCAAAAACACGTTAAAAGCCTTAAAAGGCAACGCCATGGCTCATAA
- a CDS encoding EF-hand domain-containing protein produces MKQLSVLSVLAISLLATAPACFARDHQGGPPQRPDFTTIDTDGNGVIDFTEFSEQSMPEDMLQTIFNDMDADQNGEVTEDEFNNHKPPKRKENQR; encoded by the coding sequence ATGAAGCAATTATCTGTACTTTCTGTTTTAGCTATTTCGTTGTTAGCCACAGCGCCCGCTTGCTTTGCTCGCGATCATCAAGGCGGTCCTCCCCAGCGACCTGACTTTACGACTATTGATACTGATGGTAATGGAGTAATTGATTTTACTGAGTTTAGTGAACAGTCTATGCCAGAAGATATGCTGCAAACCATTTTTAATGACATGGATGCTGATCAAAATGGTGAAGTAACTGAAGACGAGTTTAATAACCACAAACCACCAAAACGTAAGGAAAATCAACGATGA